A segment of the Elaeis guineensis isolate ETL-2024a chromosome 6, EG11, whole genome shotgun sequence genome:
TTCCTCGGAATCCTTCTGTAAGTCAGAAGGTTGTACttcctcagtctgactggaggTGGCCTCACAGGTTTCAGAGGAAAAGCTATCCTCAAGCTGCTTCCCATCACCTATATCGAGCAAATCACCATCTTGGTTGAGATAGTGCTCAATCCGAGGGTTGGGTCTGTAACGAAGAAACTGAGGTCTTGGGGAAAGGTAATTGGTTTTGGGATCATAAGGAGGCATGGATGGATCGGCATCCGGAGGAGCAATAGCTGGTGAAGGAGAAATAGCTGGTGAAGGAGAAAAGGAGGAAATTATGACAGGTTGCAGGTTCTTGACTTCCAGGTCTACCTTCGTGGCGCCAGCACCATCCGAGACTTCCTGGAAACCGAAACCCATTTCAGGTTTCGGCACGATATCCTTTGAACCCAGTTGATCAGATGAAACTTTGGGTAAATTTGCAGCATCATGGAGTGTATGAGGGTCACAACCACAACCAAGTTGTGGTTTCGAGACAACCTCCTCCATTGCAAGAGATTCATGTGAATCAGAAACTGAAGTAAGAGAAGACCTGACGACCTCGTTCCGCTCGGCGAGGATTTTCCTCCTTGGGGATGCAGCAATGGCCTTGGAAGAGGTAGAAATTGTTGGGGCCATGAAGTTCTTGACACCCTTCGAACAAGGCATTACAGGGGATCTCACCCTGGCTGTCTTCGAGCAGTTCAGATCCCTTTCGTTCTCCTTTTGCTCAAAGGAGGAGCGCAGAGATGAAGGCACTGCCCCGGCCTTGGATCCTGAATTTTTCTGAGGTACATCTGTGAAAGGAAATCACAAATAAAATCAACAAAGGGAATTctcaaaggaaaaatacaaagaaaATGTTCAAGAAGTGTAGCTTGACAAGGTTTCAAAGAAGTGCTCTTTACCTGAAGGATTGGAAGCTTTGAATGGATTAGAGTTTGTGCTCTTTCTGATGCTATTGGTGCTGCTATCTGGGGTTTTGGGATTGAGGTTTAGGGGCCTGGATGGATTAGGAGAGAGACATCTGGCATCCATCATTGACTTTGTTCCACCGGAATTGGAGTTTGCTTGTTTGAACTTTGAATTGGGCAACGAGGGACAGTTAATGGAAATAAATCACTGATGGGATGCTGAGAGGAAGGGGAGAGGGATCTCGGGGTGTAGAAATGGAAAGGTATCGGGTGTAACGGCTAGTTTATCTTTTCTATTTTAAAACAATTGACCGTTGGAGCCCGGTTCTTCGGTTTAAATCAGCCGGATAAATCCGAACGTTACTATTTGACCGTTGAGATTGTTCGTCGCACCGACGCAACTTTATGGTGCCCGCATAGTTGCTTTCGTACGGGAGTCCTCCCGAGTCCAATACATTATAAGTCGCAAtaagatttttttccttttttatatttcaaaaaataagagCACTactattcttttcctttttcttttttttattctttggcTATGAAGAACACTAGCGGTGTTGTTATGTTCTTACAATGTTTTCTTATCATTATTAGTGGCCAAATTAGGGCTTTTGAGCCGAGCTTGATTGGACTTGGATATGATCCagcttaatttgaaattaattttaagttTGAACAGTTGGATAAAATTTAATGTCCTTGCTACTATTCTAAGTTCAATTTAAGCTTAATTTTGAACTGAGCTGAATATAAACTTAATTGATTTGCTCAACAATCGTAACATTAACTATAACCAATTCAATGTTAAATCAAACAGTTCAAAGTGGAACTGAAACTTGATTCAAGCTTGATTTATTTGTTTCCAAGGGAACATAAAGTAAATTCACTAAAGCCTTAATCCAGCAATATCCTGTTTATATAACATATAATGGGATTTGcttctgcatttttttttttttttttttgtattttgataattttaaggTAAACTAAATCTTCACTGTCCAACCAAAAAGGGGTAAAAGAACAAGAATTACCCATTTCAGCTGGTAACCACTTCCGGAGAAATAGATAGAGATAAAAGATCAACATTTGAAGAGATGAAAAGATAGACTTTTAGCAGGTTACCGGTTTTGGGGAGCTTGAGATCTTTGGAAAGATGAGGAGAATAAAATCAAGAGAAAGTGAGATCCAAACAATTTGGGAGGCAAACAAGTGTGGATCCTGGGTGCAAATAGACTTGTTCATGGACCGGGCCTTGCCAACAAATACAGTTTATTTGAATTTATAGTTCTAAAAAGAGTTTAAAtgtcaacattaaaaaaaaaaaaaatcatgcatgtcaaaattttaattctcattttTGGTTAACTAGAAGTTGTTTATTAACTAAATTAGGAAATATAAACATTCTTTACAAGAACAAAATATATTATCTATGTGTAAtttagataatttaaataaaatgctAAAACATTATAAGcatttatttgattaattaatatCCTTAAACATGTTTTATTGCAAGTGTACCACAATCTGAGCCTCACAAAGTACGGATATGtgcttctctctctcccccctgtaACATGAATGGTCGTTGTTGGGAGCGAAAACAATGAAATTGAGCAGAATGGATCATAAAGGAAGCCGAACAGATCATGTGAAGGATCCTCCGATTAATAGCTAGAATTTAGATGGACTACCATAttcgaatattttgaaattttaaaattataacgaACAACCAGTTGAGGCTATAATTGAGGGAATCGAACTTTTGGTAACTAATAAAAAGTAATGGTCCATTTCTTCTATTCAAGTAAAACATAAAGCTTATTGACATCCCACTTCCTGTCCTTAGTAATGAAATTTTCTGCCTTCCAGATTTGATAACCTGTGTGAAAGACTTCTTCAAACCTGCAGAAAATGCTTTAATTTGCTAATTTTGAGATCAAGTTATCTCGTAGAATACTATATGATTCTTTCTACCAAAAGGAATGTGAATGAACCTTACCAGAGAACAAAAGAATGTGAATGAAAACTACAACAGCCAAATGTTCCACTACCTCAAAGCAATCAGAGGGAAGGATGCTTCATCACAAGCCAGACATTCTGAAGACCAGAAGAGTCAAGGCAATGGCACTACATTCACTGGATTGGTGCCACACAAAAGCTTCTTCTATAGTTTTACCAGAATAGAGGTCATTCTGAGATTATAGCAGCAGTTGCAGAAGATGAGTTTTACTGATATTGATCCAAAATGGAAAAAAATCAATCCTCCACCATCTTCGTCAAGGTGCTGGTATGATAAAGGTTCACCTGTAAATGAGTTGAGGTGTTCAGACCACACATGTCAATGGAAGCATTTAGCAGCCAAATGTATGTCACTTCCATGTCTAGACTTCTTTCGTTGGTTCTGTCTTAAATTAACAAACAGGAAATGCCTGAAAGTTCGAAGTAGGAtgcaaatcaaaatttataatttaattcaaaTAGGAGTAAATGActtactttttcttttcttttctttttttcctttttttttttttttgttggtgtgTAGGCATGCATGCCCTTGCAACGCAATTAAAAACACACTGGGTGGATTTTAGCCTCccttttacatcaaaaaaaaatagcacCCCATTGGCCAAGGCAATATGCATAAATTAGCATAGGATGCCCAATATCCTATTAAACAACCTAACATCTCAAAAGCTCCACATCATTTGACATGGCAATGGAGTTAACAGTGCCAAAAAAATATGCTGAATGCACCCCACTGAAACTACAATAAATATCCCTCTACCACAACATTCTCATTTACAGTCCTTGTTTGTAAGTCCCTCAATCTAAATGATTTCCTACCAAATGCCAAAAAGGCCTCTTCACCACTGCACCAAATTGGGCAAACTTCCATCACAACCTTCTGCACCAAGTGCTCATCAAGACCATCATCAAGAAGTTCTTTAAGGGCTTCATTATCTTCTCTGATATCTAGTAAAACACTGCATAATCCCTGATGGGCACAATAATCTAGAATTGATTTTAAGCTCATCTGTTCCCGGACAACTATTTCGACATCTTCTGATTTTGGCTCCACAATCATGGTTTTCTCTGCCAAGACCACTACCTTATCTGCAGGTTCTGTGGTCGGAGCAGGAAGGTGTAATGAATTTACTCCCCTTGCGATAATAATATGGAGAGGTTGAGAGGCTCCAGTCTCATGTGATGTTGGTAACCTGACGGTTTTTTTGGCAAATAAATTGCTAGAAATTACAACCGCATCATATTCCTGCAGTAACTTTGAGAAATATCCACCTGATTCTTCTGCTCCTTGTCCAAGCTGATTTAAAACTCTCCCGTTGAATGCAAGAGAATATCTGCAATTCATTAAACATAAAAGATATCAATAAACCATAAAGCTGAAAAGCATATATGTGAAAATTAACAGCTTTGTTTTAAAAAGGTTTATGTGGTTGCATATGCAACCCCTTGACTGCCACATAGGAAAGTCTGGGCTACCAACGTATGTAAATGAACCACATGATGACAGCACACATGATTTGCTTAAGCCGAAGCTCCCAACATGCAGCCCCCCACATCCTCTATCATTTTCcctttttccttgaattttcacTAAGCTATTTCAAATGTCTTCACTATTTTTGcttattattacaaatccataaaatttattaacttTTTCTTTCTAAACAGAAACCACAGGCGCCAAAGAGTGGCTGCACATCACCTTGGCACTATGCGATACCTTGACCACCTGCATACTGCAGCTACATTTTGAAACCTTTTAACCGAGTGCGTGCCAtttaatttcattttcatcagccTAGCAGTTTTCAACAACTGCAAATGATTACACAGCATAATGAATGGAACATTACTAGAGGCAGACTATGATTGTTCTACAAGCACAAATAGCCAAGAAATATAGAGAGACCCCACCTATCATGCCACCTGATGAATATCTATAAACTTTGGAGTTGAGGCAATCTACTTTCAGAGGCACTCATATGTATAGAGAAGCGAATGAGTATGCTGAATGGTCAGCCAAAAGAGGTTTAATATAGGGGCGAATActtatcataaatagtttaatTGCTATTTTTGGATTTTGAGGGACTTGGCTTCACCCAACTCCCTGTTTGTATTTTCTCAAcaggtcaaaaaaaaaatctcttcaacgttaaaatatatatatatatatatatataaatataatctaGATGTATCAGACTTTCTGGCTGAAACAACACTTAACAGATAGATCCAAACATGGTTTTGCAGCATATTTTCTGGACTGTTCATCTAGTTCTTTCTTTCTATTAtttaagaatttaaagaacaatactcGACTTTGGCATGTTCAGAACATTGTCCATTCACCATGAGTAAGAGACATATATCACATGTATTTTCTCCCTCATCCAATGATTTATAATAGTGGAAAAAagactttttttctttcaatGGACCAGGGATCCTTGAGATCACAGATCAGATATCTATGTTGATTTTTATCCAATAAATGAGATTAACAAATTAAGGTTATCTCCTTCTGGCAACtgcattaagaaaaataaaaaagaaagttgGGTGTGAAATAGAttaacaatgatttatagtgagTAGTGGTTTATCTTTACCTTTTTCGAGCATGAACCTCCTGAAACCAATGTTTGATTCCCTTCTGAAGCATGACATCTTGGAACTAAGGCAGTTATTTTACGGCCCATCAGGTATATACCTTTAGGGGGTGCTTGGTTCCCGAGCAGAATTGAAATCAGAATGGGAATAGGAATCAGAATGGCTTGGAATTGGAATTGAAATGGCCAAATCCCTCGAAGTGCTTGGTTCATGATCGGAATCGGAGtcagaatcaaaattagaatgaaaatttgaatccatagaggagagtagagattgagttctatatagattgagccattcccattccactccggaatcggaatcggaatcgaaatgggacTGCTCCCAACTAAACGGTTGGAATGAGAATCACCCattccgattccagacccccACTTCGCGactgaaatcggaatcgaaatcagaatcaaaatggcttggaatcggaatcagaatgaccAAATTCTCCGAAATGcttggttcgtgatcggaatcgaaattggaataaaaatttgaatctatagaggagAGTAGCGAttaagttctatatagattgagccattttcattccactccagaatcggaatcggaattggaatgggactctcaatcaaatggttggaatgggaatcacccattccgatttcgatttcaaacCCTCACTCCCTCCAACCAAGCACCCCCTTGGAGTAGTTGATAGTATAGAGTTTCtcgcaaaaaaaaaatacttgcaTATCCAATCTCATTCAACCCTTttataacttttttttaaaaaaaatgccaAACAttggataaatttaaaaattcgaCCATATGCTTAGTGTGTTTCTGGTTTCTCTATTGGGTGAAAAGTTCTTATGATTTCATAAAGTTCTAAAAGGCTTTCATGGTACATATATCTATCCAAAGGTTTACATACTTCGTCTGCACATAGATCATTTCTTTGATAATTTAGCTAACAAACATGGCTTGAACAAATTTTCCACCATGTGAAGTTCAATGTTCTAAGAAGTTCTATAGAACAAGAACAGGATGTGAAGAGGACACTAGTTCTGCTATCACAACGCCTCTTCATTTCGTCAAGTAAAATAATCATATAGCCATTCTTTCTGTTGAAAATGATTGAGGGCAAGTTGCCTTACCTCAAAGTAACAAATGGCCTCCCTGTAACCATTCGATGAATATAAGCCTCATTAAGTTTCCGGCATAGCATTTCCTCCACACCAGTAATAACATCTATCCCTGAACCTCTGAGCCTTTCCACTCCTTTCGAAGCTACAATTGGATTTGGATCCACCATTCCAACAATCACTTTCTTTACCTTTGCACGAATCAGTGCTTCGGTGCAAGGAGGGGTCCTTCCATAGTGGTTGCAGGGTTCGAGGGTAACATATGCTGTTGCATTTTCTGCCAAATCTCCAGCATCTTTCAGTGCAAAAACCTGCAAATATCAAATATAACTTCCTGTATGTTGATTCAGCAGTGCAATTAATTGCAAAAATTCCAAGATGAAACTTTTGGCACCAACCGTTAACCTTTTTCATCTAACTAGATCCCAGCCCATCAACAACATGTGGAAGCTAAAGAACAACATGGTGAAGAGATGAATGTTGATGCATTAGGTTTTATTAGATGGCAAAATGCTGATTGATTGCTTCCTTAACTGTGTCAGAAAAGACCCTCCATGCTGACCTTTTTTTCTCTATGCTTCTCAATAATAGAGTGGCTGCAGCAGCATCTGGAAGCCGGTGGCTAGAACTACATTAAAAGCACTTGCATTACATGTCAGAAATGCATTTGGATAACTTGGGCAGGAAGAATGTCAAAGATGCACATGCCAGTAGGCTAAAGCATATCCCCGTGTTATGAGCTGCACAACTTCATGGCTTTGCAGATCACATCTGATTTACAGTTTGGACCTGTACAGCATTTAGCAGGGTTTTTTGGCAGCGAACACATAGAGGTGCCCTTCATCTAGGTCCAACTGTAAGTCTAGCACCGCTCTTTTGACAGATACCAGAACATGGAACCCATTTTGAGAGCCACTAAGCTTTTCAGTCCAATTTGATGCATTGGATCTTCTTGAATCAACTTATTGTTCTCTTTTCGAGATGGTCGGGCACTCGTCACCTAATTCCCTCCAGTCCAGTAAGTTTAGCCCCATCTTAACATGGTCTGTTTGATTTCTGTGCCTTAATTCCTTGAGTTTCAGTGGGTACGAGGGGAAAAATGGTCATAGAGAAAAAACAACACTAAAGTCATAAGTAATAGCAGAAAGGCCATTGGACAAATGGCTATGATATGTGCATTATCAATCAAAATGTTTTAGCAAATATGATCTACTGCCATTGAGTTACATCTGAATAATGCTGCTAATGATAAGCATATAATGGCTCTATATATGGAAATcaggaggaaaaagaaaaatcaatagaACTTAACATAAGCTTACAAGATACAGTTACAGATAAATACACTATGAAACTCAACCAAATATGTAAGAGGGAGTCAAATGGGAGGAAAAAAGTAGTATAAGGCTACTTAATACAAATACAAATATAGTATTTCTGTATACTACATTATTGACAAAGACTTTTACCACATACCAAGACATTCAGCGCATATTCATCCAGATGCTGAATTATAAAATACTACAAAGTACTTATCCCAAAATAGAAAAGGAATTCCCTGCAAGTAGAACAAAATGGGCCCCGTGGATACTAGAGAAAATATCAGATCAATTATAGAAGAGCTATGAATCATTAAAGTTATTCTTTTGTCCTAAATTCCAAACACCAAATAAATTATACAACACAACTAAAAACAAAAGGGGTGGCTTAGTGCGTGAGGTTCCAAGAGAGGGCCAGATGCATGCAGCGTTACCCTCGCAGGTGGCAAGGCTTGATCCATGTTTCAAACCCGCGAAACCTAAGTCATAATGGAGCAACCTTACTGTTTTGGCAAGACTCACCTTCAAATTATACAAAATGAACACACACGCAGAACAAAATAGGACACTTCCAATACATAAATATCAACGAATTCTTGCTTATCAACAGAACAAAGATGAAGATCAAATTACATAACATAAAAGATTACATTTTTCTTAGCTAATAACACATAAGTATCCTAAAATTATTAATCCAATCGCAGAAAAATGTAAAAAACTTTATCCTGGCCACTTTTCCGAATCAAAGATTACATTTTTCTTGGCCAAAAAAACGCATCAATGAACTAAAGATACTACACTAACTATCAATCCAATAGCAGGAGACAAATGGAATGGACAGACAGAACGGACTACGCTATTGCAACCGGGAAAACCCTTAACAATTAAACAGAGAAGCCAAGTAGAATTATTGGATACCTCGGCGTGAGGCTGCCCGGCCTTGGGATGGAACCCTTCGCCGACGATCTCTCCGTCCTTAACGATCAGACAGCCGACCAAGGGGTTGGGGCTGGTGCACCCAATTGCCTTCCTCGCCAACTCCACGCACCTCCTCATGTAGAAGGAGTCGTCCCTCCCCTCGCATCTGATGCCGATCGAACGGCCGCGATTGCTGCGAGGGATGGAAGGCCAAGAAGTTCTTTTGGGAGGATGGCGGAGCCCATTGGTTCCGAGGTGGAACGAGGGGACGCTCTTGGGGTGCGGAGTTTTGGAGGCGATGAGAGGGGAGAAGACGGAGGAGAGCGGCATCCTTTTTTTCAGAAGGCTGGGGGCAGAGATTTTTTTGAGGGTTTTTGGAGGCAGCGTTGGATTTAGCGGGTGGCCATCCGATGCAGCGGTGTCGGTCAGCAGATTCTCCCCGTCTGCGAATGGCACCATCGTGCGAACAGACAGGC
Coding sequences within it:
- the LOC105060084 gene encoding riboflavin biosynthesis protein PYRD, chloroplastic produces the protein MVPFADGENLLTDTAASDGHPLNPTLPPKTLKKISAPSLLKKRMPLSSVFSPLIASKTPHPKSVPSFHLGTNGLRHPPKRTSWPSIPRSNRGRSIGIRCEGRDDSFYMRRCVELARKAIGCTSPNPLVGCLIVKDGEIVGEGFHPKAGQPHAEVFALKDAGDLAENATAYVTLEPCNHYGRTPPCTEALIRAKVKKVIVGMVDPNPIVASKGVERLRGSGIDVITGVEEMLCRKLNEAYIHRMVTGRPFVTLRYSLAFNGRVLNQLGQGAEESGGYFSKLLQEYDAVVISSNLFAKKTVRLPTSHETGASQPLHIIIARGVNSLHLPAPTTEPADKVVVLAEKTMIVEPKSEDVEIVVREQMSLKSILDYCAHQGLCSVLLDIREDNEALKELLDDGLDEHLVQKVVMEVCPIWCSGEEAFLAFGRKSFRLRDLQTRTVNENVVVEGYLL